The Anastrepha ludens isolate Willacy chromosome X, idAnaLude1.1, whole genome shotgun sequence genome includes a window with the following:
- the LOC128870371 gene encoding uncharacterized protein LOC128870371: MIKLNTLKVIQLNTLLRANGLPTTGLKTTKISRLQEALGVDEIDPSELEDEGVESTNDLRMQLNSLREAMAGLTSAIGTMNGSSPQVLNNNANQQTSNVNDDVDPVSNESTWESADDLRRVSYPRVTIQDMIGVMPEFDPLKSSTSPTQFLIRAEQLQKCHGWKEEMMLIAVQHQMKGMAKRWLDAQPVFQSWSQFVNAFKIDFPSTHNAAEAHKMLMRRKRKNGEDYVEYYYSMLTIGRQGLVDDVSINTHIISGLNDGSLTKALAAMSFGTCSQLLIALKNLTITSSISTTSTTPTQQILKSETKSNAKQTQVKCFNCNEYGHIAIKCPQPQKKVRCTVCTKIGHEAKNCNKKPTVVEIGNHNGSDEAPPVMKVVELNGKEYEAFIDTGSVCSLIRESAADGMKILGANKCFTGFGGSKVQVTRQVNVVANVDNVQREITLYIIADSLLPYDILLGRDVLQNNGYHMVVDKGVLHLDEIKINNFNISSDLSEEDKNKVRNLLVDKQNCFAEDISRIGRCKSAQMTIEVTKSGPILGKKYQVPFSQRPELSRILAELLDNEIISPSSSPHAASVLLVKKSNGENRMCIDYRALNEVTVKKNYVMPIVEEQLSRLSGNKYFSTLDMTSGYYQVPMNEDSKKYTAFLTHEGLFEHNVMPFGLVNAPMVFQEIVVNLIKSLKYRDKVISYVDEVIIATKTSGSYQSYRFNT; the protein is encoded by the coding sequence ATGATCAAACTAAATACGCTAAAGGTGATTCAGTTGAATACACTGCTACGGGCTAATGGTTTGCCAACGACAGGTTTGAAGACAACCAAGATATCAAGGCTTCAAGAAGCCTTAGGCGTGGATGAAATAGATCCATCGGAGCTCGAAGATGAGGGTGTGGAATCAACAAATGATTTAAGAATGCAACTCAACAGCTTGAGAGAAGCAATGGCAGGGTTGACGTCAGCAATTGGCACAATGAATGGTAGTTCGCCACAGGTGCTAAACAATAACGCAAATCAACAAACATCCAACGTTAATGACGATGTTGATCCAGTTTCAAACGAGTCAACCTGGGAGTCAGCTGATGATTTACGTAGAGTGTCGTATCCAAGAGTGACGATTCAAGACATGATCGGTGTAATGCCTGAATTCGATCCACTCAAAAGCTCAACATCACCAACGCAGTTTTTAATCCGAGCTGAGCAATTGCAGAAATGTCACGGTTGGAAAGAAGAAATGATGTTGATCGCAGTTCAGCACCAAATGAAAGGCATGGCCAAACGTTGGCTGGATGCACAACCGGTGTTTCAGTCCTGGTCACAATTTGTTAACGCATTCAAAATCGATTTTCCATCAACACATAATGCAGCTGAGGCACATAAAATGCTTATGAGACGCAAACGAAAAAACGGCGAAGACTATGTGGAATATTATTATTCTATGCTAACCATAGGTCGACAAGGTTTGGTGGATGATGTTTCCATCAATACACATATAATTAGTGGTCTAAACGATGGTTCATTAACAAAGGCACTGGCAGCAATGAGTTTTGGTACATGTAGCCAATTGTTAATTGCACTCAAGAACTTAACGATTACCAGTAGTATATCAACGACATCTACTACTCCAACCCAGCAAATATTGAAATCTGAAACGAAATCTAATGCGAAGCAAACGCAAGTAAAGTGCTTTAATTGTAATGAGTACGGTCATATTGCAATCAAATGTCCGCAACCGCAAAAGAAGGTACGTTGTACTGTATGTACTAAGATAGGGCACGAAGCCAAGAACTGCAACAAGAAACCAACAGTTGTAGAGATTGGGAACCACAATGGAAGTGATGAAGCACCACCAGTCATGAAAGTGGTTGAGTTAAATGGAAAGGAGTACGAAGCTTTTATTGATACCGGAAGCGTATGCTCTTTAATTCGCGAATCAGCAGCAGATGGCATGAAGATACTGGGAGCAAATAAATGTTTCACAGGATTCGGCGGGTCTAAAGTGCAAGTGACGAGACAAGTCAATGTTGTTGCAAATGTTGATAACGTTCAGCGAGAGATAACGTTGTACATTATCGCGGATAGCCTGCTGCCCTACGACATTTTATTGGGTCGCGACGTTTTACAAAACAATGGGTATCACATGGTTGTAGACAAAGGCGTACTACATTtagacgaaataaaaataaataattttaatatatccaGCGATTTATCGGAAGAAGATAAGAACAAGGTACGTAACCTTTTAGTtgataagcaaaattgttttgCCGAAGATATAAGCCGAATTGGCAGATGCAAAAGCGCACAAATGACGATAGAGGTAACCAAATCAGGTCCTATACTTGGTAAGAAATATCAAGTCCCTTTTTCACAACGCCCTGAGTTGTCGAGAATTTTGGCGGAGCTGTTGGACAACGAAATTATAAGTCCAAGTAGTTCACCTCACGCAGCTTCAGtacttttggtaaaaaaatctaATGGCGAAAATCGAATGTGCATTGATTACCGCGCGCTTAACGAGGTCACAGTTAAGAAGAATTACGTAATGCCAATAGTGGAAGAACAACTCTCGCGCCTTTCagggaacaaatatttttccacattGGACATGACCTCCGGTTATTACCAAGTACCGATGAACGaagattcaaaaaaatatacagcatttttaacTCACGAGGGTTTATTTGAGCATAATGTTATGCCTTTCGGTCTGGTAAATGCTCCTATGGTTTTCCAGGAAATAGTTGTTAACTTAATTAAGTCATTGAAATATCGTGATAAGGTGATAAGCTATGTTGATGAGGTTATCATAGCCACGAAAACTTCTGGAAGCTATCAAAGCTACAGGTTTAACACTTAG